A stretch of the Danio rerio strain Tuebingen ecotype United States chromosome 18, GRCz12tu, whole genome shotgun sequence genome encodes the following:
- the cd151l gene encoding CD151 antigen, like, which produces MGANEEKKEKCGTICLKYLLFTFNFLFWLAGVAVMAVGIWTVIEKSDYISLLSSKIYAVSAYILIMAGVIVMITGVLGCCATFKEQRRLLRVYFVLLLCIFLLEILAGVLAYIYYQQLNDELKENLRETMVQKYNQSEQEHVTKAVDKLQQEFKCCGSNSSSDWVDSAWIRSSEADGRLVPDSCCKSPVRKFCGRRDHPSNIYKVEGGCITKLENFILNHLQIIGAVGVGVASVQIVGMFFTCCLYRSLKSEPY; this is translated from the exons atgGGGGCAAATGAAGAGAAGAAGGAAAAATGTGGGACCATCTGCCTGAAATATCTCCTTTTCACATTCAATTTTCTGTTTTGG ctTGCAGGAGTTGCAGTGATGGCTGTGGGCATCTGGACAGTAATTGAAAAGAGCGACTACATTAGTCTGCTGTCCTCAAAGATTTATGCTGTCTCTGCTTATATACTCATCATGGCAGGGGTGATTGTCATGATTACTGGAGTTTTAGGCTGCTGTGCCACCTTCAAGGAACAAAGACGCCTACTGAGAGTG tattttgtttTACTGCTGTGTATATTTCTGCTGGAGATCCTGGCTGGAGTTTTGGCCTACATTTATTACCAACAG CTAAATGACGAACTGAAAGAGAACCTGAGGGAGACAATGGTTCAGAAATACAATCAGTCTGAGCAGGAGCATGTAACTAAGGCTGTGGACAAGTTACAGCAGGAG TTCAAATGTTGTGGCAGTAACAGCTCATCTGATTGGGTGGACAGTGCTTGGATCCGCTCTAGTGAAGCTGATGGTCGATTGGTTCCTGACAGTTGCTGTAAGAGTCCAGTCAGAAAGTTCTGTGGTCGGAGAGACCACCCCtcaaatatatataaagtagAG ggtGGTTGCATCACAAAGCTGGAGAACTTCATTCTGAATCACTTACAGATCATTGGTGCAGTTGGGGTGGGCGTTGCCTCTGTGCAG